Genomic DNA from Candidatus Caldatribacterium sp.:
GCTGCGTCCTGTTGGTGCGGCAATGTCCACCCCCGTGTGCCAGGCACGCCTCCCGGTGAAGGGGTCCCGCCGCCAGCCGTAGTTTGAGGAAACCCGTCCCCAGGTGGGCCAGCGGGAAGGGACGACCTCAAGAATCCGGTCCTTTTTGGCTGCAAGGTCGATGATTTCCTCAAAAGCTTTCCGCCGGAGGAGTATCTCTCCCCGAAGCCAGAGGAGAGTGTCCTCAAGAGCCCGGGTGGTGAGGTCTTGAGGTGAGGGAAGAATCTGAGCCGGAAGGGGTGGGAAAGCCGCCACTAAGAGTTCTGGACCCCCCATTCCCTCAGGGGAGGGAATGTAGAGGCCTCTCAGGAAGCGGTGGAGGGGAATGCAGGTCTGCACTTCAGCCGTTGGGAGAGAAAGATCAATTCCCAAGCGCTTGAGCTGGGACTGGAGGTTTTTCTCCATGATTTCTCGCACCTTTTGCTCGAGTTCCCGGAGGTTGTTGAGCTCGATAACCACGTTTTCGGCTTCCCTCTGGAGGTGCTTGAGCCTTTCCTCCTGTTCCTTTTTCTGGGCTTCGAGGACGAGGAGGTTCTTCCGCATTTCCTCGATTTTCGCCATGGTGGTGCAGAGCTCGTGTCTCATCCGTGCCTGGTACCAGAGAACCCCCCCAATGCCAAGACCCACACCCACAAAGAGCACGAAAGCCCCAAGGAGAATGGTCTGCCATCGCAGGTGCAGGCGCTTCACCTGTCCCCGCAGGGGGCTGATCCAGAAAACCGTAAGGTGACGCTTCACCAGAACCCCTCCTCGTCATTCCGGTCGTACAATGAGCATGTAAATTCTTCTAAGGTCCTCAGGACCATAGTACTCAATGGTGATTTTCCCCCTTCCAACTCGAACCCGAGTGGCAAGGTAGTGGGTGAGGAGATTCTCGATGTGGGCTTCTTCCCTTTCTTTCTCCTCTTGAGGTTCTTTCCTTTCCCTTTTCTTGCGAGCGAGTTTTTCGGTATCCCGCACCGAGAGGGAACGGGAGAGGATTTCAGAAAGAAGAGATCGCTGCTCCTCTTCTGGGAGCCCAAGAAGGGTCTTTGCATGGCCGGGAGAAATGGTTCCCTGAGCCACAAGGTGCTTTATGTCTTCGGGAAGCTCAAGGAGCCTCAGGAGGTTCGCAACGGTTGAGCGCTTTTTCCCGATGCGTTCGGCAACTTCCTCTTGCGTCAGGCCGAAGGTTTCGATGAGCTTTTGAATCCCTTGGGCAAGCTCTATGGGGTTCAAATCCTCCCGCTGGAGGTTCTCCACCAGGGCGAGCTCGAGCTTTTTCTCTTCGTCCACTTCTTCTTCCACGATAACCGGAACGGTTCGAAGCCCTGCTCTCTGCGCCGCTCTCCAGCGTCGTTCCCCCGCGATGATTTCAAAACCCTGAGGGCTCCGGCGCACGAGAATCGGCTGGAGAACTCCATGCTGGCGGATGGATTCGGTGAGCTCTTCGAGGCGCTCTTCGTCTAAGGCCACGCGAGGCTGGAGGCTGTTGGGGTGGAGCTTTTCAATCTCCACCTCCTGGATGGCCCGACTTCCGAAAAGTCCTGCTCCTGGGATGAGGGCGTCAAGCCCCCTGCCAAGACCGCGCTTTGTCATGGGTTCTTTCGAGAACCTCCTCGGCGAGTTCTCGGTACGCCTGAGCGCCTTTGGAGCTCCCCTCATAGAGCGTTATGGGTTTCCCGTAGCTTGGGGCCTCGCTCAGGCGAACGCTTCGGGGGATGATGGAACGGAAGACCTTTTCCCCGAAAACCCTTCGGACCTCATCGACCACCTGCTGGGAGAGGTTCGTGCGGGGGTCAAACATCGTGAGGAGCACCCCGAGAAGCTCAAGGCGGGGATTGAGGGAGCCCCGGACCATGGTGATGGTGCTCATGAGCTGCCCAAGACCCTCGAGGGCATAGTACTCGCACTGAATGGGGATGAGGAGGCGCTCCGCAAAGGTCAGGGCATTCAGGGTTAAAAGTCCAAGGGAGGGGGGACAGTCGATGATAATCCAGTCAAAAGCCGGAACAAGATGTTCAAGGCCCTCCCTTAAGCGGTGCTCCCTCTTTGGAAGAGTGGCAAGCTCCACTTCACCTCCCGCAAGGCGGATGGTCGCCGGAAGGAGCCAGAGGTCTCCCACCTCTGTCTCTTTAAGGAGCTCTCCGGCCTCGACACCGTTTATGAGGAGGTCATAGACGCACTGCCTGAGGTTTCGGCGATCAATACCCAGGCCGCTTGTTGCGTTGCCCTGAGGGTCAATGTCGACAACAAGCACCCGTTGCCCTCGCTCGGCAAGGCATGCACTGAGGTTCACGCAGGTTGTTGTCTTTCCCACTCCGCCCTTCTGGTTGGCAACCGCAATGACCGTCCCCATAGGCGTTCCTATTGTAGCACAAAGCTTTTTCTCCTCTCAACACAGGAGAATTCCCGCAAAATAGAGTGCCCAGCTTACGGCAAGGTGAGCGACTGCCCCGAGTACTAAGCCCCTCCAGGGCTTGGGGTCAAGGGCAAAAAGGAGAGCAGGAAGAAGCGCCGAGAAAGGGCTCACAAGAGAACGGGCAAGAAGGGAGAAGAGGGTAATACCTGAGAAGAGAAGCGTCCTGGAAAGGCCGGAGAAGAGGGAAAGAGCAAGGAAAGGCAAAAGGGGAATCAGGTCTCCCACGAGGGAGGGAGTTTCTATGCCTGAGAGGAACACTCCTAAGGAGAGTTCCGGATCCCGGAAAGGAGAAAGAGCATACCCTTCGTAGACCCATCCGAAAAAGAGCGCCATCCCCTGAAGGGCAAGGAATGGGAAGAGAGCAAGGGCGGCAAGGGTTCCCCGGCGGGGAAGGGAGACTCGAGGAAGGAGCACCTCGCAGAGAGTAAAAAGAGGCAGAATCCAGGTTCCAAAGGGATGGAGGCAGGCGGTGAAGCCAAAGGCGATATTCCCCAAAAGGAGCTTCTCCGGGTCGTTTCGGTCAACGCTTGCAAGGATTGCGGAGAATCCCAAGGCGGCAAAGAGAGAGAAAAGGGTGAGCGCCGGTCGCCTGATGGTTCCAAGGAGGAAAACCGGGGAGAGGAGGACAAGGAAAACCGGGAGAGTATTTTCCCGTCTTACCCCCGCAAGGAGAAGAAGAGTAGCGCTCAACCCAACGGCAAGCGGAAAGTACCCCCGCAGGGCAAGGGCAAGAAGGAGAGGAAGCGGAGGATGGGTGGTGAGGATGCCCTGGGCAGGGTCAGGGAGGTTCCGGACCACAAGGGCGCGGAAGAGAAAGAAGCGTACCTCGGGATGGAGGGAGTTTTCTCGAAGGCTCAAAAGAGTCAGAAGGACGGCTACGCAGATTGTCCCAAAAAGAAGGAGGAACTTCCTCATTGCTTCCCCTCGTAGAGCCCGTGGACGGTTTTCTCCCAGAAGAAGGGTCGGGTGAGGAACTGCCCGATGCCCTTCCAGGCGGCAAGGCCTGCGAGCATCCAGTAGAAGGGATTGAGGAGGGCAAAGGGAAAGAGCCGGTCGAGGTTTCTCCGGAAGACGGCAAACATCGAGAAGTACACCCCAAGGAGGTTCCCCACAAAGAGGTTCACCGCTCCGATGCAGAGGAGAGACCCCGAGAAGTAAGGTCGGAGGAATTCTCCTTGAGTTCCAAGCCAGGCGAAGAACAATCCCCAAAGGATAAGAGAAGCGGCGTACCCAAGGGGCGTTCCCCCGATGAAGAGAAGAAGCGTCAAGAATCCCCGAAAACCGGAGGTGCGGAGCACGTGGAGAGGGTTCCGGGTGTGGACGAGGAAGGTCTGGAGGTACCCCTTGAGCCAGCGGGAGCGCTGCCGAATCCAGCTCCGGAGGTGGCTGTTCGCTTCTTCATAGGTTGTGGAGGGGAGAACGCCCACCCGGAATCCCCGGTAATGCGCCCGCATGCCAAGATCTGCGTCCTCGGTGACGTTGAAGGGGTCCCATCCGCCGAGGGACCGGAGGGCTTCGGTCCGGAAGTGGTTCGATGTTCCCCCGAGGGGAACCGGGAGGCGCAGGTGGAAGAGTCCCGGAAGGAGGTAGTCGAACCAGAAGGAGTACTCGAGGGTGAAAAGGCGGGTGAGGAGGTTCTGGGTGGAGTTATAGAAGTTCAAAGAGGCCTGGAGGCAGATGTAGTCCTTGGGGAGCTTCCGGAAGGCGGCGACGGCTTTTTTGAGCTGGTCTTTTTCGGGGATGTCCTCGGCATCGTAGATGGTGAGGAATTCTCCCCTTGCGAAGGCAAGACCGAAGTTGCAGGCCCGCGGCTTTGTCTTCGGAGTTCCCCGGGGGACGAGGATGAAGCGGACGTTGTAGGGAGGATGGGCTTCTTTGCAGGCCTTGAGCGTTTTGGTGTCGTCCTCTTCGATGAGGAAGAGGACGTCGAGTTTCTCCTGAGGGTAGTCGAGGGAACGGATGGAGGCAACAAGCTGCTCCACAATCCGGCGGGGTTCCCGGTGGAGGGGAAGGAGAATGGTGTACACAGGGAGCGTTCGGGGATTGAGAGAGGCAAGGTCGTCTTCGGTGATTTCAAGGGGTGCTGTTTCCATTGCCCCTCGTATGCCCACCACGGTTTTAAAAAGGACGCTCCCGAAAAAGAAGAGGTTCACAAGGACAAAGAGAATTTTGAGGGTCATTGCAGGAGCAAAGAACACCCCAAAAAGGAGGGCA
This window encodes:
- a CDS encoding glycosyltransferase: EEALRLQKESGGLLGEILISRGLVHPVALYEALAEQGNYLYAGRNLEELLGSVDPELPSRFDPAELLRLSLFPRRFRNGTLEVLTPFPENKAQDEWLRKNFPGVPCTKILVTPYEFDWLLHFFFKDRFLSEATTGLFFRSPEESAASPLILWQWGVLSGVLFALLFGVFFAPAMTLKILFVLVNLFFFGSVLFKTVVGIRGAMETAPLEITEDDLASLNPRTLPVYTILLPLHREPRRIVEQLVASIRSLDYPQEKLDVLFLIEEDDTKTLKACKEAHPPYNVRFILVPRGTPKTKPRACNFGLAFARGEFLTIYDAEDIPEKDQLKKAVAAFRKLPKDYICLQASLNFYNSTQNLLTRLFTLEYSFWFDYLLPGLFHLRLPVPLGGTSNHFRTEALRSLGGWDPFNVTEDADLGMRAHYRGFRVGVLPSTTYEEANSHLRSWIRQRSRWLKGYLQTFLVHTRNPLHVLRTSGFRGFLTLLLFIGGTPLGYAASLILWGLFFAWLGTQGEFLRPYFSGSLLCIGAVNLFVGNLLGVYFSMFAVFRRNLDRLFPFALLNPFYWMLAGLAAWKGIGQFLTRPFFWEKTVHGLYEGKQ
- a CDS encoding ParB/RepB/Spo0J family partition protein — encoded protein: MTKRGLGRGLDALIPGAGLFGSRAIQEVEIEKLHPNSLQPRVALDEERLEELTESIRQHGVLQPILVRRSPQGFEIIAGERRWRAAQRAGLRTVPVIVEEEVDEEKKLELALVENLQREDLNPIELAQGIQKLIETFGLTQEEVAERIGKKRSTVANLLRLLELPEDIKHLVAQGTISPGHAKTLLGLPEEEQRSLLSEILSRSLSVRDTEKLARKKRERKEPQEEKEREEAHIENLLTHYLATRVRVGRGKITIEYYGPEDLRRIYMLIVRPE
- a CDS encoding ParA family protein encodes the protein MGTVIAVANQKGGVGKTTTCVNLSACLAERGQRVLVVDIDPQGNATSGLGIDRRNLRQCVYDLLINGVEAGELLKETEVGDLWLLPATIRLAGGEVELATLPKREHRLREGLEHLVPAFDWIIIDCPPSLGLLTLNALTFAERLLIPIQCEYYALEGLGQLMSTITMVRGSLNPRLELLGVLLTMFDPRTNLSQQVVDEVRRVFGEKVFRSIIPRSVRLSEAPSYGKPITLYEGSSKGAQAYRELAEEVLERTHDKARSWQGA